The Fusobacterium perfoetens genomic interval TTCTAGCCAAAAATGATCTCTCTGGAATAGAAGAGTTATCTGGTATTCCTGGAACTGTGGGAGGACTTATCTATATGAATGGTGGAGCTCACGGAAGAGAGATTTTTGATTGTATAGAGAGTGTTGAAATATTAGACGGACTTGGAAATATCAGATTTATTGATAAAAAAGATCTGAAGTTTGGATATAGATATACTGAAATAAAAGACAAACCTTGGATTATTTTAAGTGCTAATTTTATTTTCAAAAAAGGTTTTAATAAAGAGATTGTGAATACTCTTAGAGAAAAAAGAATAAAATCTCAGCCACTTGATATGCCAAATCTTGGAAGTACTTTTAAAAATCCTGAGGGAAATTTTTCTGCAAAACTTATAAGTGAAGCTGGTCTTCAAGGTTTAAAAATCGGTGGAGCTCAAGTTTCTCTTAAACATTCAAACTTTATTGTAAATGATGGAACTGCTACTTTTGACGATGTAATAAACACTATCAAAAAAGTACAAGAAACTATAAAAGAAAAATATAATATAAATCTTGAAAGAGAGATTATTATTGTAAAATAAAGGGGGAAATAAATTGAAAATAGCTGTATTTATGGGAGGAATTTCCTCTGAAAGAGAGATATCTTTAAAAACTGGAAAAGCTATTTTAGAGAGTCTACAAAGACAAGGATATGACGCTTATGGTGTTGATCTTACAAAAGATAATCTTTTATCTGCCTTTGTAGAAAATGATTATGACCTTGCATACTTAGCTCTTCACGGAATATACGGAGAAGACGGAAGAATCCAAGGTTTACTTGATGTATTAGGAAAAAAATATACTGGTTCTAGTATGACAGCTAGTGCAGTATCTATGGATAAAAACTTAACTAAATATATAGCTGAAAGTATCGGAGTTCTTACTCCAAAAAGCTATACAAAAGAACAAATAAAAGATATAAAAACTTATCCTATAGTAGTTAAACCATCTGTTGAAGGTTCTAGCGTTGGACTTTATATCTGTCATAACTTAGAAGAACTTAATGACGCAATTCTAAAATCTGGTAATAAAGAGATAACTATCGAAGATTTTATCCAAGGAGATGAACTTACTGTTGGAGTTCTTGAAGGAGAACCTTTAGGAGTTATAAGAATAAAACCTAAAAATGGACTTTATGACTATACTTCAAAATATACTAAAGGTATGACTGAATATGAGTTTCCAGCAAAAATAAGTGAGAAAGCATACGAACTTGCTATGAAAAATGCTGCTCTTATTCACGAAAAACTTGGTATGTCTGGAATTTCAAGAAGTGATTTTATCTTAAGAGGAGAAGAGGTATTTTTCTTAGAAGTAAATAGTTGTCCTGGTATGACTGAAACTAGTCTTGTTCCAAAAGTTGCAACTTTAAAAGGGTATACTTTTGATGACTTAACTAGAAAGATGGTTGAAAAATTCAAATAAAAGGATAGGTGAGGTTTTTGGGATTACTTATTCGTTTAGGAATTTTTGTTTTATTATCTTTTGGACTTATAACAACAAATAAAAACTTTTTTTTAAGAGATGACTATAAAATAAAATCAGTTGAAATCACTGGGGTTAATGAAGATATTTCAAAAGATTTCTTTTTCTTTAAAGATAAATTTATAGGAAAATCTTTATCAAATATAAATCTAAAAGAGATAAAAGAACTTATAAAAAAAGATATAAGAATAGATGAAGTCAATGTAAGTGTTGTGGACTCAAACAAACTAAATATTAATATAAAAAAAAGAAAACCTAAGTATTATTTACAATACAACAATAAAATATTCTTAATTGACAAAAATAATGTAATCTATGGGGAAATTGGTGATGAAAAAATTTCTAGTCTTCCTTTTATTTTAGTAAAAAATAACTTTGAAATTTTACCATTATTAGGTATAATAAAGAATATTGAGAATATTCTTAAAGGAAATATATCACAAATTTATAAAGTTGATGAACACTGTGTAGATGTAGTATTAATCAATGGTTCTACCTTAAAAACTAACCACACAGTTCCTTTAGAAAAATACCGTATTGGTAAAAATTTATGCTTTGGATTATCTAAAGAAAAAAAAATAGACTATATAGATCTTAGATTTGAAGATTATATAGTTAAATATTTGGAGGATAAAGATGGAAAACAGTATAAATAAGTTTGTGCTAGATGTTGGAAACAAAAACATCAAACTTTTAGCTGGAGAGCTAGATGAAAATGGTGAAAAACTTAAAGTTTTAAGCTATGTTGAAGTCGAAACTCAGGGTATGCGTAAAAATATTATTGAAAATCCAATAGCTTTAAGTGAATGTATAAAAAAAGCTATAAAACTTGTTCAAGATGAAACTCATTTAACTGTTGATAAAGTTTCTCTTGGATATGGAGGAACAAATATTTTCTCTAGAACTAAAAATATCAAAATTGATTTTGGTGGAGAAAAAATTATAACTAAAGAAGAAATTGAAAAACTTTTTGAAATAGGAAAACAAGAATTAATAAATTCTGATGAAGAACTTTTAGAAAGTGAATTTTATAATGCAAAAGTAAATAATGGAAATCCTACAAAAAATCCAATCGGTATGGTTGGAAGATTTTTCCAAGCCGATGTTCATTTAATTTTCATAAAAAAAGAAGATTTAAATGGACTTATAGAAGTAGTTCATAGAGCTGGACTTGAAATAGAATGTATCACTCTAAATGCTTATGCAGCTGCCCGTGCAACTTTAAAAGAAGAAGATAAAAAAAGTGGAGTTGCCCTTATTGATATAGGTGGTGGAACTACTGATATTATTATCTACAAAAATAATAAACTTATTTATACTAAGTCTTTACCACTTGGTGGTAACCATTATATAAGTGACCTTGGATATATTTACAACTTAACTCCTGAGGAAGCTCAAAGTATTATAGACGGAACTGCTACTATAGAAAATGACAAATATATTTTACCAAATAAAAATCTAGATGTAAAAGCTGTCTGTGATGCTATAAATGCTCGTTCTGGAGATTTTATAAACTTCATAAGAAGCACAATAGATGAATCTGGATTCCAAGGATATTTAGAAAAAGGTATCTTCTTAACAGGTGGAGTTGCTCAAATGGACTCTATGTATGAATGGATCAATATAAAAATAGGATACCCTGTTACTAGAGTTTCTCCTCTAAGACTTATGGGAAATATTGAACCTAAACCTGAAATGGCTGTTTGTATAGGTATCCTTTTAGAAGTAATGGAAAAAGAATATTTGGAAATTAAAAAACAACAAAAAGCTCAAGCTGAGATAGCTCTTGCTCAAGCAAGAATTTCTGCTGAAACTCAAGAAGAAAAAACACAAGTTACAAATAAAGAAGAAAATACTGAAGAAAAAAAAGATGAGAAAAAAGAAAGTTTTTGGAAAAAATGGTTTTCTAATTTTATATAAAACATTAGGGAGGTTAAATTAAATGTCAGACAACATTGTAAAAATAAAAGTTTTAGGTGCCGGTGGTGCTGGAGGAAATGCGATAAATGATATGATAACTACTGGAGTATCAGGAGTTGAGTTTATTGCTGCTAATACTGACGCTCAAGATTTAAGCAAATCTTTGGCTGATGTAAGAATACAACTTGGAGAAAAATTAACAAGAGGACTTGGAGCTGGAGCTAATCCTGAAATAGGAAGACAATCAGCTGAAGAAGATATAGATAAATTAAAACAACTTTTAGAAGACACAGATATGTTATTTATAACTGCTGGAATGGGTGGAGGTACTGGAACTGGTTCTTCTCCTGTTATTGCAAAAGTTGCTAAAGAACTTGGTATCTTAACTGTTGGAATAGTTACAAAACCTTTCGGATTTGAAGGTGGAAAAAGAAGAAACAACGCTGAAAAAGGAATTGCTGAGTTAAAACAATATGTTGACTCATTAGTTGTTATCCCTAATGACAAATTATTTGAATTACCTGATAAAACAATAACATTACAAAACGCTTTCAAAGAAGCTAACAACATCTTAAAAATAGGTATCAAAGGAGTTGCTGATTTAATAATCGGTAATGGATTAATAAACCTTGACTTTGCTGATATCAAAACAACTATGCAAAATTCTGGTGTAGCTGTTCTTGGATTTGGTGATGGTGACGGAGAAAACAGAGCTTTAAAAGCAACTGAAAAAGCTTTAAAATCTCCATTATTAGAAAAATCTATTTCTGGAGCAAGTAAAATACTTCTTAATATAGCTGGTTCTTCAGATTTAACATTAATGGAAGCACAATCTATTGCAAATATCGTTAAAGATGCTGCTGGTAAAGATGCTGACGACGTAATGTTTGGAGTTAATATCAATGATGAGTTAGAAGATAGAATTGAAGTTACTATTATAGCTAACAACTTTGTTGACGAAGTTGAAAGAACTGAAGCATTTATAAATGTACAATCTCAACAAAGAGTTGCTACAAGTACTACTCCTACAGCTTCTCAAACTGAAAAACCAAAAGAAGCTGATATAGATCTACCACCTTGGATAAGAAGTGGAAGATATTAAAAAAATACTTGAAATTATTAGTAAAATATGATATTATAATAAAGGCCCTGCTCAATTAATTTATTTTTTTGGGCTAAAACCATAGGGAGGAGGTAAACAAATGAAAGCTTACGAAATTATGTACATCATCAACCCAACTGTTTTAGAAGAAGGTAGAGATGCTGTTATGGCTAAAGTTAACGAAATCTTAACTAACGCTGGGGCAACTGTTGCTAAAACTGAAAAATGGGGAGAAAGAAAATTAGCTTATCCTATCGACAAAAAGAAAACAGGATTTTATGTGCTAGTTACTTTAGAAATGGACGGTACTAACTTAGTAGAAGTTGAAAGAAGACTTAACATTACTGAAGAAGTAATGAGATATATCATCGTTAAAAAAGACTAATTCAATTATATTCTATTAAAAAGTAAAAAGTTTATTTCAAAAAGGAGGTATTTAAAATGGCTGAATTCAGAAGAAGAAGAGCTAAATTAAGAGTTAAAGCTGAAGAAATCGATTACAAAAACGTTGATCTTTTAAAAAGATTTGTTTCTGATAAAGGAAGAATAAATCCATCTAGAGTAACAGGAGCTAACGCTAAGTTACAAAGAAAAATAGCTAAAGCTATAAAAAGAGCTAGAAACATCGCTTTAATTCCTTATACAAGAATCGAAAAATAATTTCAATAAAAATAGCAGGTTTTTGCCTGCTTTTTTTATTTCTTTTAATAATAAAACTAAATTTAAAAAATTTTATTTTTTCTAAATTAAAAGGATTGACTTCCATAATTAGAAATCAATCCTTACTGTTTTTATATTTAATTTTTATTAGTCGTTAAATTTATCTATTGATTCTTTTATTAATTTTGGTAAAATTTCAAGTTTTTTACAAGAGATACTACAAATTGCTACCCTTAAACCTTTTTTAATTGGTAAAACAAAAGTTTTCTTTGTTTTTAAATCTTCTACTATCTCATTTTTATTTTTTTCTAATGGTACTGTTATAAAGAATCCACCTCTAAATGGACAAATTTCCAATCCAACTTTTTTAGCTTCTTCTGTAAATATTCTTGCTCTTTCTTTTAAAAGCTCTACCCATTCATCTCTTTCTTTATTTATATTATCTATTATTTGAGTGTCTTCATAAGCTTTTGATAAAAGTGCCATTCCTCCTCTTGAAACATTTGACCAAGAAGAACGACATAGATATTCTGCTACAATCGTAAATTCATCTATAACTTTTTTGCTAGATGATAATGCAACTATTGCTCCTGTTCTTAGTCCATAACTTGTAAAAGATTTTGACATACTATAAGCAAAAGTTACTACTATATTTTCTGGTAAACCTATGAATAATTTCATAAATTCTCTTGATTTTTCTCTTCCTCTAAAATCATAATCTATATAAGCTATATCGTTAATTAATATAACATCTCCATATTCTGAAGCTTCTCTTAATACTTTTACAACTTCTTCCCATTCTTCATATGATAAACAATATCCTGTTGGATTTTGACAAGGGTCATTTATTACTGCTAAAACCCTTCCGTCTCTTTTTACTACTTCTAATAATTTTTTTGAAAAATCTGCTACGTTAAATTTATCTCCATCAAATAATTTATAAGTAACATTATTAAGACTATTAGCTCCTGTAATATGTACATAAGCATCCCACATATATTCTGGTAATAAAACTGTATTTCCATCGTTACCATATGCTTTGAAAGCACTATAAATTGCTCCTGTTCCTCCTGGAGTAGCTGCAACATCTACAAAAGAATTTTCTGTTATATAATCACAAAATTCCCCAAAAACACTTTTTTTAACAGCTTTTTTATATTCAGCTGAACCACTTACACCAGCTGCATATCCAAAAATATCTGGTGATTGTAATTCCCTATAAGTTTTATTAACTGTTTCTAAAACACCTAACTTTTCATCTTCTCCAAAAAAAGTTCCTAGTGTTGAGTTTATAACAGAATCTTTTCCGTGTTCTTTCTCTTGAGCCTTTACTTCTCTAGCTAAACCAAAAGCTCCTTTTCCTACTTCTTTTCCTACTAATCTCTGAGCAATCATAATTACCCTCCTAATCTATATAAAAAATTATTATTTATACTCGTGTATACTTATGTATACTTCAAATTACTAGTAAGTATATCACAAAAAAAATAGCAAAGTCAATAAAAAATATATTTTTTTAATCAACTTTACTATTATATACCATTCTTTGGTTAATTTTTTGCTACATATTCTTCTAAATCTACTACAGCCTTATAAATCATCTCTCTTGTAACTTCGTAAGCTGAAACTTCTATATCTTTTACAGAAGATGCTTTATCAAAAACTCCGTCCATTTGATTTAATTCTAATCCAAATTTTC includes:
- the murB gene encoding UDP-N-acetylmuramate dehydrogenase, whose protein sequence is MKLERTKMIISENHIMKKHSSIRIGGVARSFIEIESKEELFPLLKKLKNYFIIGNGTNTLLSDQYLDIDFISLKKLKNISIIGENKINVEAGLDFGVLMSFLAKNDLSGIEELSGIPGTVGGLIYMNGGAHGREIFDCIESVEILDGLGNIRFIDKKDLKFGYRYTEIKDKPWIILSANFIFKKGFNKEIVNTLREKRIKSQPLDMPNLGSTFKNPEGNFSAKLISEAGLQGLKIGGAQVSLKHSNFIVNDGTATFDDVINTIKKVQETIKEKYNINLEREIIIVK
- a CDS encoding D-alanine--D-alanine ligase, whose protein sequence is MKIAVFMGGISSEREISLKTGKAILESLQRQGYDAYGVDLTKDNLLSAFVENDYDLAYLALHGIYGEDGRIQGLLDVLGKKYTGSSMTASAVSMDKNLTKYIAESIGVLTPKSYTKEQIKDIKTYPIVVKPSVEGSSVGLYICHNLEELNDAILKSGNKEITIEDFIQGDELTVGVLEGEPLGVIRIKPKNGLYDYTSKYTKGMTEYEFPAKISEKAYELAMKNAALIHEKLGMSGISRSDFILRGEEVFFLEVNSCPGMTETSLVPKVATLKGYTFDDLTRKMVEKFK
- the ftsA gene encoding cell division protein FtsA; this encodes MENSINKFVLDVGNKNIKLLAGELDENGEKLKVLSYVEVETQGMRKNIIENPIALSECIKKAIKLVQDETHLTVDKVSLGYGGTNIFSRTKNIKIDFGGEKIITKEEIEKLFEIGKQELINSDEELLESEFYNAKVNNGNPTKNPIGMVGRFFQADVHLIFIKKEDLNGLIEVVHRAGLEIECITLNAYAAARATLKEEDKKSGVALIDIGGGTTDIIIYKNNKLIYTKSLPLGGNHYISDLGYIYNLTPEEAQSIIDGTATIENDKYILPNKNLDVKAVCDAINARSGDFINFIRSTIDESGFQGYLEKGIFLTGGVAQMDSMYEWINIKIGYPVTRVSPLRLMGNIEPKPEMAVCIGILLEVMEKEYLEIKKQQKAQAEIALAQARISAETQEEKTQVTNKEENTEEKKDEKKESFWKKWFSNFI
- the rpsF gene encoding 30S ribosomal protein S6, producing the protein MKAYEIMYIINPTVLEEGRDAVMAKVNEILTNAGATVAKTEKWGERKLAYPIDKKKTGFYVLVTLEMDGTNLVEVERRLNITEEVMRYIIVKKD
- a CDS encoding pyridoxal phosphate-dependent aminotransferase — its product is MIAQRLVGKEVGKGAFGLAREVKAQEKEHGKDSVINSTLGTFFGEDEKLGVLETVNKTYRELQSPDIFGYAAGVSGSAEYKKAVKKSVFGEFCDYITENSFVDVAATPGGTGAIYSAFKAYGNDGNTVLLPEYMWDAYVHITGANSLNNVTYKLFDGDKFNVADFSKKLLEVVKRDGRVLAVINDPCQNPTGYCLSYEEWEEVVKVLREASEYGDVILINDIAYIDYDFRGREKSREFMKLFIGLPENIVVTFAYSMSKSFTSYGLRTGAIVALSSSKKVIDEFTIVAEYLCRSSWSNVSRGGMALLSKAYEDTQIIDNINKERDEWVELLKERARIFTEEAKKVGLEICPFRGGFFITVPLEKNKNEIVEDLKTKKTFVLPIKKGLRVAICSISCKKLEILPKLIKESIDKFND
- the ftsZ gene encoding cell division protein FtsZ, translating into MSDNIVKIKVLGAGGAGGNAINDMITTGVSGVEFIAANTDAQDLSKSLADVRIQLGEKLTRGLGAGANPEIGRQSAEEDIDKLKQLLEDTDMLFITAGMGGGTGTGSSPVIAKVAKELGILTVGIVTKPFGFEGGKRRNNAEKGIAELKQYVDSLVVIPNDKLFELPDKTITLQNAFKEANNILKIGIKGVADLIIGNGLINLDFADIKTTMQNSGVAVLGFGDGDGENRALKATEKALKSPLLEKSISGASKILLNIAGSSDLTLMEAQSIANIVKDAAGKDADDVMFGVNINDELEDRIEVTIIANNFVDEVERTEAFINVQSQQRVATSTTPTASQTEKPKEADIDLPPWIRSGRY
- the rpsR gene encoding 30S ribosomal protein S18 gives rise to the protein MAEFRRRRAKLRVKAEEIDYKNVDLLKRFVSDKGRINPSRVTGANAKLQRKIAKAIKRARNIALIPYTRIEK
- a CDS encoding cell division protein FtsQ/DivIB gives rise to the protein MGLLIRLGIFVLLSFGLITTNKNFFLRDDYKIKSVEITGVNEDISKDFFFFKDKFIGKSLSNINLKEIKELIKKDIRIDEVNVSVVDSNKLNINIKKRKPKYYLQYNNKIFLIDKNNVIYGEIGDEKISSLPFILVKNNFEILPLLGIIKNIENILKGNISQIYKVDEHCVDVVLINGSTLKTNHTVPLEKYRIGKNLCFGLSKEKKIDYIDLRFEDYIVKYLEDKDGKQYK